The Longimicrobiales bacterium region CGGCGGCGCACACTGCCGCGCGTGCGGCGCCGAAGGCAACCGCTCGCGCTGCACTCGTCGCTCCGTCGTGTCCTGCAGTGCGTCCTGCTGTCCAGCCACCCATCAGCCCTCCACCAGATCGACGGGAGTCGCGCCGCGCGCGATCGATCCCAGCCGCCAGGCCTCCTCGCCGGATGCGCGCAGCCGCTCGATCACGCTGTCCGCATCGGCCGCGGCGACGACCGCGATCATGCCGACTCCCATGTTCAGCGTCTGGAACATCTCGTCGTCCGAGATGCCCCCCTGTTCCTGCACGGCGCGGAACTCTGCGGGTGGCGTCCAGCTCGCGCGCTCGACACGCGCCTGCAGCCCCTCGGGCACCACGCGGTCGAGGTTGCCGGGAATGCCGCCCCCCGTGATGTGCGCGAGGGCATGAATCACGCCGTCGTCGAGCAGCGGCCGCAGCGAACGCGCGTACGCGCGGTGCGGCCGGAGCAGGACGTCGCCAGTCGTTTCGTCGGTTCCGGGGAACGCGTCACCGACGGACAGCCCGAGCCGGTCGAACAGCAGCCGGCGCAGCAGCGAATAGCCGTTCGTGTGAAACCCGCTCGACGCGAGGCCGATCAGTGCGTCGCCCTGCTGCACCCGCGCCTTGCCTGGACGCCCAGCTTCCTCGACGACGCCCACGATGAAGCCGGCGAGGTCGTACTCACCGGGCGCGTAGAAATCGGGCATCTCGGCCGTTTCGCCACCGAGCAGTGCGCAGTCGTTCTCGCGGCACGCACTCGCGAGCCCGGAGACGACCTGCTCCACCGTGCCTGCCTCGAGCCGGCCCATGCCGATGTAGTCGAGGAAGAACAGCGGGCGTGCGCCCTCGACCAGGATGTCATTGACGCAGTGATTCACGAGATCGGCGCCGACCGTGTCGTGCCGGCCCGCCATCATCGCGACCTTGAGCTTGGTGCCGACACCATCGGCACTGGAAACGAGCAGCGGCGAGCGCATGCCGGCGGGAACGCGGAACAGCCCGCCGAACCCACCTGGATTCGCTACCACCCCGGCCGTCGCGGTGCGGCGGACCAGATCGAGGATGCGCGTCTTGGCGTCCTGCGCGACGTCGCGGTCCACGCCCGCGTCGCGGTAGCTCAGGCCGCGGGACTCAGACATTGGTCAGGGTCGCGACGGCGTGCTCGAACGTCGTCATGCCGTGGAAGGCGCGAACGCGGTCGTGAACCTCCTGCCCCTGCAGGTGGATCAGCCGCTCGACGCCCATGCGCTCAACGGAGAAGGAGCCCAGCGCAGAGCCGTAGATCATGGCGCGGCGCAGGTGCTCGCCGTCCACGGCGCCGCAGCGTGCGAGATAGCCGACGAAGCCGCCCGCGAACGCGTCGCCTGCGCCGGTCGGGTCATACACGTCCTCGAGCGGGAAGCCCGGTGCGTTGAAGATCAGGTCGGAGGTGAACAGCATAGCGCCGTGCTCACCCTTCTTGACGATCACCATCTCGGGTCCGTGGCGCTGGATCCAGCGCGCGGCGCGCAGCAGGTTGTGATCACCCGACAGCTCGCGCGCCTCGCTGTCGTTCACCATCAGCAGGTTCACGCGACCCAGCAGCTCCAGCAGCGCATCACGCTTGCCCGAGATCCAGAAGTTCATGGTGTCGCATGCGACGAGGCGCGGCGCGCGCACCTGCGTCAGCACGTCGAGCTGCAGCTCCGGGTCGATGTTTCCCAGGAACACGTACTGCGCATCGCGGAAGCGCTCGGGCAGCTTCGGCTGAAAGTCTGCGAACACGCCGAGCCGCGTCTCGCGCGTTTCCCGGCTGTTCAGGTCGTAGCTGTAGACGCCCGACCAGCGGAAGCTCTCCCCGGGCTTCCGCTCGACACCGCTCAGGTCCACGCCCCGCTCCTCCAGGAAACGCAGCTGCTCAAGCGGGTAGTCGTCGCCGACGACGCCCACGAGCTGAACGTCGCCGAACAGCGACGCCGCCGCGCTGAAGAACGTGCCCGATCCGCCGACCGTCTCGTTCGCCATGCCGAACGGCGTTTCGATCGTGTCGAGCGCGATGCTGCCGACAACCAGGACGCTCATGCTGCGTTCTCCTCCCGGTCCATGCGGTCGGGGGCGTTGAGACCAAGAATGTGCAATCCGTTGCGCAGGACGGTGCGCACGCCGCGCGCGAGCACGAGCCGCGCCGTCCGCAACACGGCGTCGTCGACCAGTACCGCGAGCTCCGGATTGCGGCTGGGGTTGCCTGCGTGATACCACGAGTTCACCAGCGACGCCGTCGTCTCCAGGTAGTCGCACAGCACGTGCGGCGCACGGGCGTCCGCTGCACGCTGCACCACCCCGGGGAACTCCGCGAGCTGCTTGACCAGCTCCTGCTCCGACGGATCCGCCAGCCGGTCGAGACTGGCCGCGCCCACATCCAGCGACGCAGGGGTCACGCCCGCCTTGCGGAAAATGCTCATCATGCGCGCGTGCGCGTACTGCACCTTGAAGACGGGGTTCTTCTCCGACTGGTCGAGTGCGAGGTCGAGGTCGAACAGCATCTGCGCGTCGCCGCGGCGCATCAGGAAGAAGTAGCGGGCCACGTCGACACCGGTCTCGGTGAACAGGTCGCGCAGCGTCACGATGTTGCCCGCGCGCTTGCTCAGCTTCACCTCTGCACCGCCGCGCACCAGGCGCACCATCTGCACGATCTCGACGTCCAGCAGGTCGGGATGCCCGAGCGCCGCGAGCGCGGCCTTCATGCGGGGCACATAGCCGTGGTGATCCGCGCCCCAGACGTTGATGACGTAGTCGAAGCGCTTGGCCTTCTCCCGGTGATAGGCAAGGTCCGGCAGGAAGTAGGTGTAGCTGCCGTCGCTCTTCACCAGCACGCGGTCCTTGTCGTCGCCGAACGCGGTCGTGCGCAGCCAGACTGCGCCGTCCTGCTCGTACGTGAGCCCGTGCTTCGCGAGATCGTCCAGCGTCTCCGTCAGCCGGTCCTCTTCGTACAGGGACGACTCACGGTAGTACGTGTCGAACACGACACCGAACTGGCGCAGGTCACGGTCGTGCTCCTCGCCCATCACGCGCACGCCGAAGTCGCGCATCACCTGGAGTCGCGCGGTGCGCTCCAGCGCGCGCAGCTCGTCGCCACGCTCCCGCTCGAGATGCTGCGCCAGCTCGATCACGTACTCGCCGTGGTAGCCGTTCTCCGGGATCGGCGTCTCCGTGCCGTTCAGCGAGAGCCAGCGCGCCTCGATCGACTCGGCCAGCCGGTCGATCTGCACGCCCGCGTCGTTCACGTAGAACTCGCGCGTGACGTTCCACCCGGTCCAGTCCAGCAGCGATGCGATGCCGTCGCCGAGCGCGGCACCGCGCCCGTGCGCAACGTGCAGCGGGCCCGTCGGGTTGGCGGAGACGAACTCGACCTGCACACGCCGGTTTCCGCCCACGGTGCTGCGGCCGTACGCCTCGTCCGCCTCGACGATCTCCGCCAGCTTTGCGCTCAGGCTCGCCTGGGCGAGTCGGAAGTTGATGAAGCCCGGTCCCGCGACGTCCGCGCTCCGGACGCCCGCCGCGGCCAGGTCGAGACGCGCGATGATCTGCTCGGCAAGCGCGCGCGGCGGCTGGCCGACGCGCTTCGCGAGCAGCATCGCGAGGTTGGAGGCGATGTCGCCATGCTCGGGGTTGCGCGGCCGGTCGAGCTGTACCGGGACATCATCGGTGCCGGCCAGCTCACCCGCGACACGGGCGAGCTGCGCGCGCAACGCGTCCGTCGGCATCAGGCCGACCCGGCGGCGCCGGCCGACCCGCTCTTCGAGCCGCTGTCACCCCTGGAGCTGCCGCCGTCACTCTTCGAAGAACCGCTCTCCTTCTCCGCGGCCTTCTTGTAGGAGTCGCTGCGGTAGTCCGTGATATAGAAGCCCGAGCCCTTGAACAGCAGGCCCGCGCCGGCAGAAAGCAGCCGTTCGGCTGGCGCGCCGCACTGGGGGCAGGTGTCGACCGGGTCCTCGCTCATGCGCTGAAACAGCTCGAAAGCGTGACCGTTGGCGCAGCGGTATTCGTATGTCGGCATGGTATCTACGTGATTCTGGACAAAAGCCGGCAGAAGTTAGCCGGCAATGCTGCCGGACGCCACTCCGCGCCATACCCCCCACTGCTCGCGGAGTGCGTCGCTGATCTCGCCCAGTGTGGCATCGGCGCGGACGGCCTCGACCATCAGCGGGAGCAGGTTTTCGGAGCCCGCAGCGGCTTGCCGCAGTGCGTCGAGCGCCTCCGTGACCCGCGCGGCGTCCCTGCGGGCGCGGAGCGCGGCCAGCCGCTCGCGCTGCGCAGCTTCCAGGCGCGAGTAGTCGGGCCGCGGGATCTGCGGTGGCGGTTCGTCCACCCGCAGCGTATTGACCCCCACGACCTGCCGGTCGCCGCGCTCCACGTCGAGCTGGTGCTCGTAGGCCGCGCGATGGATTTCCTCCTGGAAGAACGCGATCGCCTGCGCGGCGCCACCCAATTCGGCCACCCGGTCCAGGTACGCTCTGGCCGCCCCTTCCAGCTCGCTGGTCAGTGCTTCGACGTAGTAGCTGCCACCCAGCGGATCCGCCGTGTCCGCCACGCCGGATTCCGCCGCGAGCACCTGCTGGGTCCGGAGCGCGAGGCGGGCGGATTCCTCGGTCGGCAGCGCGAGCGCCTCGTCGTAGGCGTTGGTGTGCAGCGACTGCGTGCCGCCGAGCACTGCTGCCAGGGCCTGCACGGTGACGCGCACCACGTTGTTGAGCGGCTGCTGGGCCGTGAGCGTGACCCCGCCCGTCTGCGTGTGGAACCGCAGGCGTGCCGACTCGTCACTCGCGTCGTAGCGCTCGCGCATGAGACGCGCCCACAGGCGCCGCGCCGCCCGGAACTTGGCGATCTCCTCGAACAGGTTGTTGTGCGCTGCAAAGAAGAACGAAAGCCGTGGCGCGAATCGCTCGAGCGGAAGCCCCCGCTTCAGTGCACGTTCCACGTACTCGAGCGCATTCGCGAACGTGAACGCGATCTCCTGTGCAGCGGTGGAGCCCGCCTCACGGATGTGGTAGCCGCTGATCGAGATAGTGTTCCAGCGCGGCACCTCGCGGGCGCAGAAGTCGAAGATGTCGGTCACCAGCCGCAGGCTCGGTTCGACCGGGTAGATGTAGGTGCCGCGGGCGATGTACTCCTTCAGGATGTCGTTCTGGACCGTACCCGACAGTGCGGAGCGCGGCACGCCGCGCTCGTCCGCCAGTGCGACGTAGAACGCGAGCAGGATCGCGGCCGTCGCGTTGATCGTCATCGACACGGACACCTGTTCGAGCGGGATCCCCTCGAACAGGGTGCGCATGTCGTCCAGGCTCGCGATCGCGACGCCCACGCGCCCGACCTCGCCCTGCGCCATCGCATGGTCGCTGTCGTAGCCCATCTGCGTCGGCAGGTCGAACGCGACGGAAAGCCCGGTCTGACCGTGGTCGAGCAGGTAGTGGTAGCGGCGGTTCGTCTCGGCCGCCGTGCCGAACCCGGCGTACTGCCGCATGGTCCAGAGCCGACCGCGGTACATCGTGTCGTACACGCCGCGCGTGTACGGGAACGCACCCGGACGCGAGAGGTCGAACTGCGGGTCCAGTTCGACGTCGTCAGGGCCGTACACCGGCTGTATCGGTTCACCGCCGGAACGCACGTGACGTCGCGCGCTCACGCCGCCTCCGCCTCGAACTCGATCATGATCGTACCCTTCTCGACCGCCTGGCCGGCAGTGACGGCGATGCGTGCGACGACGCCCGCCGCGTCCGCCTTCAGCTCGTTCTCCATCTTCATTGCTTCCACGATCGCAACGCCCTGCCCTGCCTGCACGTGCTGCCCCGGCTCGACGAGCAGCCGCACCACGAGGCCGGGCATCGGCGCCCGAACGGGCTTCGGCCCCTTCGGGCCGGCAGACGCGGACGTAAGCGCCCGGATCGCCCGCGTGCGCTCGTCGACGACCTCCGTGTCGTAGCGCGCACCATTCGCATACAGCACCCATTGCCCCGCGGTGCCGTTCTGGGCGTGCAGCAGATGCGACGCACCATCGAGCAGGAGGTGGTGCATCGGGGTGCCGGGCACCGCGCGCAGATCCGCCTGCACGCGCTCGCCGTTCACCTCGATGCCTTCATCGTCGAGCGTCACCTCGAAGGTCCGCTCGCCGATCGTCACGAAATAACGCATTCGAACTCCGCCACAGTCTCCACGTGCGTGGTCTGCGGGAACATGTCGAAGCAGCGCACGCCGCCCAGCCGCAGTGCCGGCGTCAGCCGCTGCGCGTCCCGGGCGAGCGTCGCCGGATCACAGCTCACGTACACCAGGCGTTGCGGCGGCCGGGCGACCAGTGCCGCTGCAGCCTCCGCGGCCAGTCCCGCGCGCGGCGGATTCACGATGACGACGTCTGCCGGCAGCGCTTCGGGCAACGCATCCTCCACCCGCGCCTCGATGATCCGCGCACCCGGAAGTGCCCGGCGCGCGTCCTCCACGGCGTGCGCGTCCAGCTCGATGCCGACGACGTCCGCGCCCGCGCGTGCACTGCGCCGTGCGTGCAGTGCGACGCCGCAGTACGCATCGACGAGCCGCATGCCGCTGCCGGGGGCGACACGCTCCAGCACGTGCGCCTCCAGTGCCTCCGCCGTGCCGCGGTTCACCTGCAGGAACACGGCCCCGCCCAGCCGGACGTGCTCATCGCCCCAGTCCTCCTCCACGTGGTCGGCACCCGCCAGCAGCACGGGCGCCTCACCGGGCGCGCGCCGCTGCCACACCGAACGCAGACCGGGCACCGCATCGATCAGCTCCTCGGCGCGCCCCGCACCATAGCCTCCCTCGACCAGCAGCGTCAGCTCACCGCGCCGGGTCCCGCGCAGCGTGAGCCGGAGCCGGTCGCCGGACGGAAGACGTGACGCGTTGCGACCCCAAGCGGCCCGCAGTGCGTTCCAGCCCTCGGCAACCGCCGCCTCGGGCAACAGGCATGTACCGTCCATGTCCAGTACACGATCAGCGCGCAGCCGGTCGTGGAAACCCGCTACCACACGGTCGGACCCGAGCCGCCGCAGCGCAAAGCTGACGCGATTGCGGTAACGGAACTCGTTCGGCGAGGCGACCACGGGCGGCACCTCCACGTCGACGCCGCCGATGCGCCGCAGCGCCTCCTGTACGATCGAGCGCTTCGCCTCGAGCTGCGCTCCATACGACAGGTGCTCGATCGTGCAGCCACCACACCGCTGGTAGTACGGGCAGGGCGCAGCGCGCCGCTGCGGCGACGCCTCGATCACGCGCAACGGCTCCGCCCGGACGTAGCGCCGCTTCTGCTCGGTCAGGCGAGCCTCGACGACGTCGCCGGGCGCGGTGCGGGCCACGAACGCGACGCGGCCGTCGGCCAGGCGCGCGACTCCGGCACCGCCGGCTGCAATCGATTCGATCGTGAGACGCTCGCTCATTGCAGCGCCAGCCGCTCCACCTGCGAAGCGAGCGTCGAAAGGTCGAACGGCTTTGCGATCACACCCGCGGCGCCCAGCGAAAGCAGCGCTTCTCGCTCCGCGTCGGCCCGTCCGGTCAGGAACACGAAGCGCGTATCCGCACACCCGGGCAGCGCGCGCACTGCCGCCACCACATCCCGGCCATCCTCCCCGTCGAGCACGACGTCGAGCAGCATCAGGTCGATACGCGACGTACGGGCGAGCCCGACCGCCGACCCGACATCCTCCGCTTCCAGCAGCGTGTGACCCGCGGCGCCCAGCGCGTGGCCGGCCGCCAGGCGGATGAGCGGATCGTCGTCGACGAGGAGGATCGTCATGCAGGTGTGGACTCGTCGCGGATGTCGTCCGCAACGGCGTCGCCCCTCGACACCACCGGATCGTGCGACTCGTCCGGACCGTTCAGCTCGTTCGGACCGTTCGGCTCCGTCGCGTCCTTCGACGCCTTCGACTCCCTGGGTTCCCGCAGCTCGGCGACCACTGCCTTCAGCGTCTTCACCAGCTCGGGGACCAGAGGCGGCACGTCCTCCGGCTCCGCTTCTTCGACGGCGGTGGCTGCGTCCGTGATCTGCGGGTAGCCGTACGTCGCGCCGGAGCCGCGCAGTGAATGTGCGAGCCGGCGGATCGTGCCGAGTGCCCCGACGGGATCGGCCTCCATCGTCGTGGCGGCGGTCTCCAGCGCCTCGATGCGTGTGCTCAGTGCACTGCGAAAGAACTGCTTCAGGTCATCCATGCTGCGTTCAGTCCTGGAGGAGTCGTGCGACCACGTCGATCAGCACCGATTCATCGATGATCGGCTTCGAGACGTACTCGTCGAAGCCGGCGGCAAGGAACTTCTCGCGGTCTCCGGCCATGGCATGTGCGGTGAGAGCAACGACCGGCAGTGCCTCGAGGCGCGCATCGCTCTTCATGAGCGCGAGCACGTCCGTGCCGTCCATCTCCGGCAGCGAGATGTCGAGCAGGACGAGGTCCGGCGGTGCGGCCCGCATGCCGTGCAGCGCCTCGGCGCCGGCACCGTACTCGACAATCTCGTAGCGGTCCTCGAGAATCGCGCGCACGAGCAGACGGTTGTCCGGGTTGTCCTCGACCACGGCGATGGTTCTCATTCGCTGCGCTCCAGCTGAGCCTCCAGCGCCGTACGCGCCGCATCCATCTCGTGCGCGATCCAGGCGCACAGCTCGCTCCACGTGTCGTCGCCGAGCTCCGCGCGCGCCTCGGCCTCCTGCGCCAGCAGGCGCAACCGCTCCAGTCCGATGTTGCCCGCGCTCGACTTGATCGCGTGCGCCGTGCGCGCCGCCTCGTGGGCGTCGTCCTCCTGCAGCAGCGCCTCCACGCGTGCCGGCACGTGCTCCAGGAATGCGCGGAACATGCGATGAAGGAGTTGCACACCGCCGATGCGCTGGACGCGCTCCAGCGCCGCGGCATCCAGCACCGGTGCTTCGCCCGTGATTGCTGCGATCTCGTTGTCCACGCCCGCCTCAGCGATGTCCGAAATCGGGTGTCGCCCAGGGACTGCGCTGCGCGTTTGCCGCGATCCGCCCGATCGCCCGTCGACGCCGACGCTCCGCCTCCAGCAGCGCGGCCGCGACCGCCGCAGCGCGCAGCTCCCCCTCGTCCGTTTCAGGCTGCAGCACGGCCGGGTGTTGATCGACATAGCGGATGTCGATGTCGCCCGCGCGAAAGTCCGGTTCGCGCAGCACGCGCTCGTGAAAGCCGATGCTCGTCTCCACGCCCACGATGCGCAGCTCCGCGAGGGCCCGCTGCATGCGCGCGATCGCCGCGGCGCGATCGTCGCCGTGCACGATCAGCTTGCCCAGCAGCGGGTCATAGAACAGCGAAACCTCGAACCCTTCGGAGATGCCGCCGTCCCAGCGAACCCCGGGACCGGTGGGCAGATCGACCGCAGCGATGCGGCCCGTCGAGGGGAGGAACCCCTGCGTCGGGTCTTCGCTCGTGATGCGACACTCGATGGCGTGTCCCGTCGGCACGAGTGCACCCTGGTCCAGCGTGAGCCGCTCGCCCGCTGCGATCCGGAGCTGCCACTGCACCAGGTCGACACCGAACGCCAGCTCCGTGACCGGATGCTCGACCTGGATGCGCGTGTTCATCTCGAGGAAGTAGAACTCGCCGCCGTCGTAGAGGAACTCGATCGTGCCCGCATTCCGATAGCCGACGGCGGCAGCGGCAGCGACGGCCGCAGCCCCCATCCGTGCACGCAGCTCCCCGTCCACGACCGGCGAAGGCGCCTCCTCGATCATCTTCTGGTGACGCCGCTGCACGGAGCACTCACGCTCCCCCAGGTGCAGCACCTTGCCGTGCGCATCGGCCAGCACCTGGATCTCGATGTGGCGCGGCCGCTCCAGGTACTTCTCGATGTAGACGCTGTCGTCGCCGAACGCCTGCCGCGCCTCGCGCTGCGCGCCCTCGAAGGCGCCCTGCATCTCCGCTTCGCCGCGAACCACGCGCATCCCCTTGCCGCCGCCCCCGGCCGCAGCCTTGAGCAGGACGGGGTAGCCGAACGAGCCGGCAGCGGCGACCGCGGCAGCCACGTCCGCGAGCGGCTCCGCCGTGCCCGGCACCACCGGCACGCCCGCGTCGATCATGCGACGTCGCGCTTCCGTCTTGTCCCCCATCGCCTGTATGGCGGCCGCGGGCGGGCCGACAAAGACCAGCCCGGCATCCTCGACCGCCTGCGCGAAGTGTGCACGCTCCGCGAGAAAGCCATACCCGGGATGCACCGCATCACAGCCACTGCGCTGCGCGACGTCGAGCAGCACGTCCACTCGCAGGTAGCTTTCGCTCGCCGCCGCACGGCCGATCAGGTACGCCTCGTCCGCTTCGAACACGTGCGGCGCCAGCCGGTCCGCCTCCGAGAAGACCGCGACACTGCGGATGCCGAGCTCGCGGCACGCGCGAATGATGCGGACCGCGATCTCGCCGCGGTTCGCGACGAGGACCTTGCGGATGCGCTGGTCAGTCATGGGCAGCTCGATGGCAGCGCGCGAGTGATCGGACGGCGGGCCAGGGCGCGGGGCCCTGGGCCCGGAGTGCGCCGCCCGCGAAGAGCGTCCCGCCGTGAAGACCCCGGCCCCGGCGCTGGCCCCGGGCCCGGGCGCGCCTCCCCCTACAACGGTATGCACCCATGCTTCTTCGCCGGATTCGAATCGCGCTTGTTCCGCAGCATGTCGAGCGCGTTGATCAGACGAGGCCGCGTTTCGCGCGGGTCGATCACGTCGTCGATGTAGCCACGCGCAGCGGCAGCGTAGGGGTTGGCGAACTGGTCGCGGTACTCCTCTTCCCGCTGCTTCGCCGCGGCCTCGGGATCGTCCGCGTCCGCGATCTCCCTGCGGAACAGGATCTCGACCGCGCCCTTCGGGCCCATCACGGCGATCTCCGCCGTCGGCCAGGCCAGGTTGACGTCGCCGCGGATGTGCTTGGAGTTCATCACGTCGTACGCGCCGCCGTACGCCTTGCGCGTGATGACCGTGACGCGCGGCACCGTCGCCTCCGAGAACGCGAACAGCAGCTTGGCGCCGTGGCGGATGATGCCGCCGTGCTCCTGCGCCACACCGGGCAGGAAGCCGGGCACATCCTCGAACACGACGAGCGGGATGTTGAACGCGTCGCAGAAGCGCACGAAGCGCGCGCCCTTGACCGAGCTGTTGATGTCGAGCACCCCCGCGAGCACCGCGGGCTGATTCGCGACGATGCCGACCGGCCTGCCGCCCAGGTGCGCGAAGCCGACCACGATGTTCTGCGCGAACTGCGCGTGCACCTCGTAGAACTCGCCGTCGTCGACGACGGGGCGGATCACGTCGAGGATGTCGTAGGGCTTCGTCGGCTCGTCCGGCACGACGGAGAGCAGCGCCTCGTCTGCCCGATCGAACGGATCGTCCGTCGGGCGCTCCGGGCCTTCCTCGCGGTTGTTCTGCGGGATGTAGCGGAACAGCGTGCGGATCGCTTCCAGTGATTCGAGCTCGCTGTCGTGCGCGAAGTGCGCGACACCGGAAACGCCGGCGTGCACGTCCGCGCCGCCCAGCCCCTCCATGTCGATCTCCTCGTGCGTGACCGTCTTCACCACGTTCGGCCCGGTCACGAACATGTAGCTCGTGCCGCGCACCATGTAGACGAAGTCGGTGATCGCGGGAGAGTAGACCGCACCGCCGGCGCACGGGCCCAGGATCGCGCTGATCTGCGGCACGACACCGGATGCGAGCGTGTTGCGCAGGAAGATGTCGGCGTAGCCGCCGAGCGATACGACCCCCTCCTGGATGCGCGCGCCGCCGGAGTCGTTCAGTCCGACGACGGGCGCCCCGTTCTTCAGGGCGAGGTCCATGATCTTCACGATCTTCTCGGCGTGCGCCTCGGAGAGCGAGCCGCCGAACACCGTGAAATCCTGGCTGAACACGTAGACGAGGCGGCCGTGGATCGTGCCCCAGCCGGTCACTACCCCATCGCCGAGGAATTTCTGTCTGTCGAGTCCGAAGGCGGTCGAGCGGTGGGTGACGAAGCGGTCCAGCTCGACGAAGCTGCCCTCATCCAGCAGCAGATCCAGCCGCTCGCGCGCGGACAGCTTGCCACGCTCGTGCTGCGCCCTGATCCGCGCTTCCCCACCTCCCTGCTCCGCCTGTCGGCGCAGCGACTCGAGCTGGTCCAGCCGCTCGCGCATCGTCATTGCGCCGGCCCCTCCAGCTTCACGAGTCGGCCCCCCTCGATGCGAACGAGGAACGGCGCACGCTCGATCGCGCCGCCGCGCACGCTGATGATCCCCGTCGCGCCCCGCACACCGCGCAGGTCGGCGATCTCCGCAGCAACCTCGCGCGCGTTGTCGGCGCCCTCCTCGACCGCAGCGAGAACGAGCAGCGCGGCGTCGTAGCCGAGCCCGGGGAACGGGTGATTGAGCGAGCGCCGGTACCGCGCCTCGTATGCGCCGACCAGGTCCTCCCAGGCGACTGCCGGATCGGTGCGCAGCAACGGTGTTGCGGCGATCACGCCGTCGGTGACACGTGTCGGCAGCGTGCGCAGCAGCGTCTCGCCAGTCCATGCCTCGCCGCCGAGCACCTGCACCTCACCAAGCCCGTAATACGAGAGCTGCGGCGCAAGCTGCGGGATCTCGCGCTCGGCGGCCGGCACGAAGAGCGTCTGCACGCCGGCCGCGGCCAGCCGCTCCATCTGCTGCTGGAAGGTCGTCGTCGTCTCGCCATAGGACATCCGCAGCGCGACGCTGCCACCCGCGCGCTGGACTGCGTCGGCAAACGCGAGTGCCTGGCGCTCGCCGTCACCGCCGATCGGATGCAGGATGCCGATCGGGCCGGACGCGTTGCGCGCCGCCCACTCCCCGAGCATTGCGGCTCCGCGAACGTCGCCGGCGTTCAGCGAATACGCGTTGTCACCGGAGGGAGCGTCCGGACTGCTGGGCGAGATGATCGTGAAGCGCAGATCGCTCCGGCCGTTGACCGCGCCGCTCACCTCTTCGGGGAGCAACGGACCGACTGCCGCAACCGCGCCCGCGGCCTCGAGCGAGCGCACGGCGCGCTCCGCGCCGGCCGCTGATCCTGCCGTGTCCTCGATGCGGATCTCGATGGGCCTGCCGCCCTGCGCCTCGTGCGCGTCGACCGCCAGCTGAACGCCCTCGAGGATGAGCGCACCGTACTGCTGCAGGTACTGCGACCCGCTCTGCGGCAGCAGCAACCCCAGCGTCAGCGGCGCCTCACGCGAGGGCTCCGACCGCTCGTCGCGCGGCTGGTCGCGGGGCGTCGGCTCGCCCGGCATGCCCACCGGGGTACACGCGGCCCCCAACGACCCCACGGCCAGTGCGGCCAGCAACATGCCGCGTGTTTTCTGCTGCCTCATGCTCCCCCTTTTTTCCATGCTGCGGAAACGCGGGAACATAGGCATGGCCGGCAGTCGATAAAAGGGCGTACGGAGCGTCCGAGCCGTCACCACAGAAAAAGGGCGGGCCCCAACGGGACCCGCCCCTCTTTCCTTCCGACCGGAAGAGCCTCAGCTCTCGTCCTCCGACTCCGCGCCAGCCTCGGACGACGCTTCCGCCGACTCCTCGGCGGCGGCCTCGACCGGCTCCTCGCGCCTGACGGGCGGCTCCGGCATCTGCGTCACGCTGAGCACGATCCGACGGTTGACCGCGTCGGTCTCCTGCACCCGCAGCTCGATCGTCTGACCCTCGCCCAGCACGGCCGAGAGGTCCTTGCCGGCCGGGACCGGGACCGCGCTCGCCGGAACGAAGCCCTCGATGTCGTCACCCAGATCGACGACCACGCCGTCCTCGACCAGGCGCACGACCCTGGCCGACGACTCGACGCCCGACGTGAAGCGCGCGGCGATCTCGTCCCACGGATCCTCCGTGGTCTGCTTCAGGCCCAGCGAGATCCGCTTGTTCTCCGGGTCCACGCCCAGCACGACGACGCTCACGTCGTCGCCCTTGCGCAGCACCTCCGACGGATGCTGGACACGCTTGGTCCAGCTCATGTCGCT contains the following coding sequences:
- a CDS encoding penicillin-binding protein activator; this encodes MRQQKTRGMLLAALAVGSLGAACTPVGMPGEPTPRDQPRDERSEPSREAPLTLGLLLPQSGSQYLQQYGALILEGVQLAVDAHEAQGGRPIEIRIEDTAGSAAGAERAVRSLEAAGAVAAVGPLLPEEVSGAVNGRSDLRFTIISPSSPDAPSGDNAYSLNAGDVRGAAMLGEWAARNASGPIGILHPIGGDGERQALAFADAVQRAGGSVALRMSYGETTTTFQQQMERLAAAGVQTLFVPAAEREIPQLAPQLSYYGLGEVQVLGGEAWTGETLLRTLPTRVTDGVIAATPLLRTDPAVAWEDLVGAYEARYRRSLNHPFPGLGYDAALLVLAAVEEGADNAREVAAEIADLRGVRGATGIISVRGGAIERAPFLVRIEGGRLVKLEGPAQ
- a CDS encoding acyl-CoA carboxylase subunit beta; the encoded protein is MTMRERLDQLESLRRQAEQGGGEARIRAQHERGKLSARERLDLLLDEGSFVELDRFVTHRSTAFGLDRQKFLGDGVVTGWGTIHGRLVYVFSQDFTVFGGSLSEAHAEKIVKIMDLALKNGAPVVGLNDSGGARIQEGVVSLGGYADIFLRNTLASGVVPQISAILGPCAGGAVYSPAITDFVYMVRGTSYMFVTGPNVVKTVTHEEIDMEGLGGADVHAGVSGVAHFAHDSELESLEAIRTLFRYIPQNNREEGPERPTDDPFDRADEALLSVVPDEPTKPYDILDVIRPVVDDGEFYEVHAQFAQNIVVGFAHLGGRPVGIVANQPAVLAGVLDINSSVKGARFVRFCDAFNIPLVVFEDVPGFLPGVAQEHGGIIRHGAKLLFAFSEATVPRVTVITRKAYGGAYDVMNSKHIRGDVNLAWPTAEIAVMGPKGAVEILFRREIADADDPEAAAKQREEEYRDQFANPYAAAARGYIDDVIDPRETRPRLINALDMLRNKRDSNPAKKHGCIPL